From Parasteatoda tepidariorum isolate YZ-2023 chromosome 1, CAS_Ptep_4.0, whole genome shotgun sequence, one genomic window encodes:
- the LOC107449750 gene encoding uncharacterized protein — MNFQCSWKVSDDRPISDAIFYSRETDDSDLEDEINVENCVFLKAPDKCEGLYPTVPACQLLISCEPPNQITRISAICEARVLEIYGHHGEYLKTVFNSPLEETENLFVYRGDVVLDKPLSVCSVKFVNLESQNEMWLFGVKIHTDKMSHSPLNQASSLPFSSLSQRFAEMGDTLGDKEALKRFADNFLKMGLASSLPQGAAITSVLNNLPTYVLNPGLEMANNNEVQNANIINSEGKVHILEKESTQASLTTNELNKTEELKTFASSATSPVMMTQTQNTATQTEENYMNMEENLKTYINEQIQGISKRFQELEVKLLCKLDEIESFVKPHGIQSN; from the exons ATGAATTTTCAATGCAGTTGGAAAGTCTCGGATGACAGACCAATATCAGATGCGATATTTTACAGTCGAGAAACTGatga TTCAGACTTGGAAGATGAAATCAATGTGGAGAACTGTGTTTTTCTAAAAGCACCGGATAAATGTGAAGGATTGTACCCAACTGTTCCAGCCTGTCAGCTACTCATTTCTTGTGAACCACCCAACCAAATCACTCGTATTTCTGCTATATGTGAAGCAAGGGTGCTGGAGATTTATggtcatcatggagaatatttgaaaactgtATTCAACAGTCCTTTGGAAGAGACTGAAAATTTGTTTGTCTATCGTGGGGATGTAGTTTTAGATAAACCACTATCCGTTTGTTCTGTTAAG tttgtaaatCTAGAATCGCAAAATGAAATGTGGTTATTTGGAGTCAAAATACATACTGACAAGATGTCTCACAGCCCTCTAAATCAAGCATCTTCATTACCTTTCTCATCTCTCTCACAGAGATTTGCAGAAATGGGTGACACATTAGGTGACAAAGAAGCCTTAAAAAGATTTGcggataattttcttaaaatgggACTTGCCTCATCCTTACCACAAGGAGCAGCTATTACATCTGTTCTTAATAATCTGCCAACATATGTACTTAATCCAGGACTTGAAATGGCAAACAACAATGAAGTGCAAAATGCTAATATTATAAACTCAGAAGGGAAAGTGCACATACTTGAGAAAGAGTCTACTCAAGCATCTCTTACCACAAATGAACTAAATAAAACTGAAGAACTAAAAACATTTGCATCTTCTGCTACATCACCTGTGATGATGACACAAAC ACAAAATACTGCCACACAAACAGAAGAAAATTACATGAACATggaagaaaacttaaaaacttacaTAAATGAGCAAATACAAGGTATAAGCAAAAGATTTCAAGAATTGGAAGTTaagttattatgtaaattagaTGAAATTGAATCATTTGTGAAACCTCATGGTATACAAAGTAATTga
- the LOC107453976 gene encoding cytoplasmic dynein 2 intermediate chain 2 isoform X2, translated as MLKCSLVDYLCILFLQPGKISMYFFLEPEKKEVQTDIKDVTIAYAGYETDSMVKFLRKVAPLVCSVLEKNIKSKAFYRYKLSSDTTDTTISCLHMLLKYPSSETEFCCSNISWNSVGTALAASYSYSNHMSWCEHDSCVNIWSLNRKDFDPKKPNMSLETDCCITCINFHPELPAIIVAGKLNGSLLLWDISKEDDPLLSSTETTTSNHREPITGIHWIPPYGKHNRYEFVSCSLDGKILLWKFENGTLQPYDGFIILAKQLPRNFQIKARLSNAEVGITSLSINVEDSSIFIIGIEGGGIFQCSFESKVPTLYSGASSVSLKNPINMGFERHKGQVTTVQFSPYSRNIFLSAGSDGELRIYSLLQPKPLLILQQPSGGINGAQWSTVRPLVIYCICNNGQLHIWDLVSNERSPTESCLLTLSNDSGISLGNNKENPGLLATCCSNGTVQVWEISGAALVAESSEVTQLQALSKTIE; from the exons GTTCAAACTGATATAAAAGATGTCACTATTGCATATGCTGGATATGAAACAGATTCAATGGTGAAATTCCTCAGGAAAGTTGCTCCTCTTGTCTGTTCTgtgctagaaaaaaatatcaaaagtaaagCATTTTATCGTTACAAATTATCATCTGACACAACTGATACTACAATATCCTGTTTACATATGCTTTTAAAGTATCCCTCTTCTGAAACGGAg TTTTGCTGCAGTAACATTTCATGGAATTCTGTTGGAACTGCTCTTGCTGCTT CATATAGTTATTCAAATCACATGAGCTGGTGTGAACATGATTCATGTGTGAATATTTGGAGTTTAAATCGTAAAGACTTTGATCCTAAGAAACCAAACATGTCTCTGGAGACAGATTGCTGCATAACTTGTATTAATTTTCATCCTGAATTGCCTGCTATTATAGTTGCTGGGAAGTTAAATG gaTCTTTATTATTGTGGGATATTTCTAAAGAAGATGATCCTTTATTAAGCTCAACAGAAACAACCACTAGCAATCATCGCGAGCCTATCACAGGGATTCACTGGATTCCTCCTTATGGGAAGCATAATAGATATGAG tttgtaAGTTGTAGTTTAGatggaaaaatattactttggaAGTTTGAAAATGGCACTTTGCAGCCATATGATGG ctttattattttagcaaagCAATTGCCGAGAAATTTCCAGATTAAGGCTCGCCTAAGCAATGCAGAAGTTggaa taacttCTTTGTCAATTAATGTTGAAgatagttctatttttattattggaaTTGAAGGTGGAGGCATATTTCAGTGTTCATTTGAATCAAAAGTACCTACTTTAT attctgGTGCAAGTTCTGTATCCTTGAAAAATCCCATAAATATGGGATTTGAGAGACATAAAGGTCAAGTTACTACAGTACAATTTTCTCcatattcaagaaatatttttttgagtgcaGGAAGTGATGGAGAACTTAGAATATACAGTCTGTTGCAG CCTAAGCCATTGTTAATCTTGCAACAGCCCTCTGGTGGAATAAATGGGGCTCAATGGTCAACTGTCAGGCCTTTAGTAATATATTGTATTTGCAACAACGGTCAACTTCATATTTGGGACTTGGTTTCGAATGAGCGATCCCCTACTGAATCATGCTTACTAACATTAAGTAATGATTCAGGAATATCTTTAGGGAATAATAAGGAAaa ccCAGGTTTATTAGCTACTTGCTGCTCTAATGGGACTGTGCAAGTTTGGGAAATATCAGGAGCTGCATTAGTTGCAGAGTCAAGTGAAGTTACACAGTTACAAGCACTTTCAAAaactattgaataa
- the LOC107453976 gene encoding cytoplasmic dynein 2 intermediate chain 2 isoform X3: protein MVKFLRKVAPLVCSVLEKNIKSKAFYRYKLSSDTTDTTISCLHMLLKYPSSETEFCCSNISWNSVGTALAASYSYSNHMSWCEHDSCVNIWSLNRKDFDPKKPNMSLETDCCITCINFHPELPAIIVAGKLNGSLLLWDISKEDDPLLSSTETTTSNHREPITGIHWIPPYGKHNRYEFVSCSLDGKILLWKFENGTLQPYDGFIILAKQLPRNFQIKARLSNAEVGITSLSINVEDSSIFIIGIEGGGIFQCSFESKVPTLYSGASSVSLKNPINMGFERHKGQVTTVQFSPYSRNIFLSAGSDGELRIYSLLQPKPLLILQQPSGGINGAQWSTVRPLVIYCICNNGQLHIWDLVSNERSPTESCLLTLSNDSGISLGNNKENPGLLATCCSNGTVQVWEISGAALVAESSEVTQLQALSKTIE, encoded by the exons ATGGTGAAATTCCTCAGGAAAGTTGCTCCTCTTGTCTGTTCTgtgctagaaaaaaatatcaaaagtaaagCATTTTATCGTTACAAATTATCATCTGACACAACTGATACTACAATATCCTGTTTACATATGCTTTTAAAGTATCCCTCTTCTGAAACGGAg TTTTGCTGCAGTAACATTTCATGGAATTCTGTTGGAACTGCTCTTGCTGCTT CATATAGTTATTCAAATCACATGAGCTGGTGTGAACATGATTCATGTGTGAATATTTGGAGTTTAAATCGTAAAGACTTTGATCCTAAGAAACCAAACATGTCTCTGGAGACAGATTGCTGCATAACTTGTATTAATTTTCATCCTGAATTGCCTGCTATTATAGTTGCTGGGAAGTTAAATG gaTCTTTATTATTGTGGGATATTTCTAAAGAAGATGATCCTTTATTAAGCTCAACAGAAACAACCACTAGCAATCATCGCGAGCCTATCACAGGGATTCACTGGATTCCTCCTTATGGGAAGCATAATAGATATGAG tttgtaAGTTGTAGTTTAGatggaaaaatattactttggaAGTTTGAAAATGGCACTTTGCAGCCATATGATGG ctttattattttagcaaagCAATTGCCGAGAAATTTCCAGATTAAGGCTCGCCTAAGCAATGCAGAAGTTggaa taacttCTTTGTCAATTAATGTTGAAgatagttctatttttattattggaaTTGAAGGTGGAGGCATATTTCAGTGTTCATTTGAATCAAAAGTACCTACTTTAT attctgGTGCAAGTTCTGTATCCTTGAAAAATCCCATAAATATGGGATTTGAGAGACATAAAGGTCAAGTTACTACAGTACAATTTTCTCcatattcaagaaatatttttttgagtgcaGGAAGTGATGGAGAACTTAGAATATACAGTCTGTTGCAG CCTAAGCCATTGTTAATCTTGCAACAGCCCTCTGGTGGAATAAATGGGGCTCAATGGTCAACTGTCAGGCCTTTAGTAATATATTGTATTTGCAACAACGGTCAACTTCATATTTGGGACTTGGTTTCGAATGAGCGATCCCCTACTGAATCATGCTTACTAACATTAAGTAATGATTCAGGAATATCTTTAGGGAATAATAAGGAAaa ccCAGGTTTATTAGCTACTTGCTGCTCTAATGGGACTGTGCAAGTTTGGGAAATATCAGGAGCTGCATTAGTTGCAGAGTCAAGTGAAGTTACACAGTTACAAGCACTTTCAAAaactattgaataa
- the LOC107453976 gene encoding cytoplasmic dynein 2 intermediate chain 2 isoform X1, protein MISSKNNSSKSSHTQTAAPQNIENFCQVPKKQDAEVQTDIKDVTIAYAGYETDSMVKFLRKVAPLVCSVLEKNIKSKAFYRYKLSSDTTDTTISCLHMLLKYPSSETEFCCSNISWNSVGTALAASYSYSNHMSWCEHDSCVNIWSLNRKDFDPKKPNMSLETDCCITCINFHPELPAIIVAGKLNGSLLLWDISKEDDPLLSSTETTTSNHREPITGIHWIPPYGKHNRYEFVSCSLDGKILLWKFENGTLQPYDGFIILAKQLPRNFQIKARLSNAEVGITSLSINVEDSSIFIIGIEGGGIFQCSFESKVPTLYSGASSVSLKNPINMGFERHKGQVTTVQFSPYSRNIFLSAGSDGELRIYSLLQPKPLLILQQPSGGINGAQWSTVRPLVIYCICNNGQLHIWDLVSNERSPTESCLLTLSNDSGISLGNNKENPGLLATCCSNGTVQVWEISGAALVAESSEVTQLQALSKTIE, encoded by the exons GTTCAAACTGATATAAAAGATGTCACTATTGCATATGCTGGATATGAAACAGATTCAATGGTGAAATTCCTCAGGAAAGTTGCTCCTCTTGTCTGTTCTgtgctagaaaaaaatatcaaaagtaaagCATTTTATCGTTACAAATTATCATCTGACACAACTGATACTACAATATCCTGTTTACATATGCTTTTAAAGTATCCCTCTTCTGAAACGGAg TTTTGCTGCAGTAACATTTCATGGAATTCTGTTGGAACTGCTCTTGCTGCTT CATATAGTTATTCAAATCACATGAGCTGGTGTGAACATGATTCATGTGTGAATATTTGGAGTTTAAATCGTAAAGACTTTGATCCTAAGAAACCAAACATGTCTCTGGAGACAGATTGCTGCATAACTTGTATTAATTTTCATCCTGAATTGCCTGCTATTATAGTTGCTGGGAAGTTAAATG gaTCTTTATTATTGTGGGATATTTCTAAAGAAGATGATCCTTTATTAAGCTCAACAGAAACAACCACTAGCAATCATCGCGAGCCTATCACAGGGATTCACTGGATTCCTCCTTATGGGAAGCATAATAGATATGAG tttgtaAGTTGTAGTTTAGatggaaaaatattactttggaAGTTTGAAAATGGCACTTTGCAGCCATATGATGG ctttattattttagcaaagCAATTGCCGAGAAATTTCCAGATTAAGGCTCGCCTAAGCAATGCAGAAGTTggaa taacttCTTTGTCAATTAATGTTGAAgatagttctatttttattattggaaTTGAAGGTGGAGGCATATTTCAGTGTTCATTTGAATCAAAAGTACCTACTTTAT attctgGTGCAAGTTCTGTATCCTTGAAAAATCCCATAAATATGGGATTTGAGAGACATAAAGGTCAAGTTACTACAGTACAATTTTCTCcatattcaagaaatatttttttgagtgcaGGAAGTGATGGAGAACTTAGAATATACAGTCTGTTGCAG CCTAAGCCATTGTTAATCTTGCAACAGCCCTCTGGTGGAATAAATGGGGCTCAATGGTCAACTGTCAGGCCTTTAGTAATATATTGTATTTGCAACAACGGTCAACTTCATATTTGGGACTTGGTTTCGAATGAGCGATCCCCTACTGAATCATGCTTACTAACATTAAGTAATGATTCAGGAATATCTTTAGGGAATAATAAGGAAaa ccCAGGTTTATTAGCTACTTGCTGCTCTAATGGGACTGTGCAAGTTTGGGAAATATCAGGAGCTGCATTAGTTGCAGAGTCAAGTGAAGTTACACAGTTACAAGCACTTTCAAAaactattgaataa